Genomic segment of Microthrixaceae bacterium:
GACGTCACGAAGCTGTCCGGTGGTGGTAACCGGTCGGGCGGCTACCAAGAACTTGGCGATCCGGCTGGCGAAGCGCTCATCGGCGTTCCGCCGCAACAGCCGGGCCAGCTCGGCTTCGGGAAGGGTGTTGACCAGGTCCGCAGCCGACGGCCCGCTCTCCTGGTCCATCCGCATGTCCAGTGGCGCGTCGTGGCGATACGAGAAGCCGCGCTCGGCGTCGTCGAACTGGGGGGAGGACACGCCGAGGTCGGCGAAGACCCCGGTGATCGATTGGCTGGCGGCGCCAGACGCGGCGACCACCGCGGCCAGCTGATCGGAGCGGGCGTGAAACGCCTCGGCCCGTGGCCCGAATCGGGCCAGACGGGCGCGCGCCGCGGCCAGGGCCTGCGGATCCCGGTCGATGCCCAGGATCCGAAGATCCTCTCTGGCATCGAGCAGGGCCGCCGAGTGGCTGGCGCCGCCAAGGGTGGTGTCCACCACCGTGCCTGCCGGCACCGGGGCGAACAGATCGATGACCCGGTCGACCATGACCGGAACATGGGTGAAGGGACGGGGATCGGACATGAGGACGCTCATGCCGGATCTGTGGGTAGGCCCGAGTGGCTGTCGAGCATGAGGTCGAAGTCCCCGAACCGGCTCTTCACCTCTTGGTGGAAGACCTTGGCGGGGTAGATGTGCAGGGCTTCGACCTGGCCAGAGAAGACGATCTCTTCACCGAGCGCCACGTCGTCGCGTGCCTCGGCGGGGATCACAACTCGGAACTGACGATCGATTGCCACCTTGTGAGCCGAGCTGTAGGCGGACTGGCGCAGCCGGGGATCGACCCCGGGCCCGCCGTTGCGGCGGATCACGTCGTCGACCAACACATCGAAAGCCCGCAACGAATAGGCGACGAGGCACTGGTCGCCGCGAGACCTAACCCGCATGAAGCCGTCGGGGAAGGCATAGCGAAACACGGCGGGGATGATCAGGCGTCCGTTGGGTTCCAACTTGCCGTTTGCCCACCCCGAGAGCGGTTCGTGCCCGAAAACGGGAAGTCCGGTCGAAGGCGACCCTGCCGAGGTCAGCCCCATGGCTGCCCCCGCCGTGTCATCCCCTCCGATAGCCTCCATGGCTTCCCATCATACTCCCCTTAGAACCCTATGCAAGTACCCGTTCATCACGCTGACCTGCGGTTTTGGCCCGTCTTTCATGCAGAAATGTGACCAACGACCGCCAAGGAGGTGCGCCGACACAGGCGGACCGACCCGTGAACACGGCATGGGGAGACTGGAAGGCCCAAACGAGCGACCCTGACCGGGACGGAATGTGGGCTGCCGCCAGTCGCCTCAGGGAAGGTTGGCGACCAAGGCGGCCACCACATCCGCGGGGTCGACGGTCACCCCGGCGGCCACATCGGTCAGCTCACGGCGGGCTCGCTGACGCTCGGGATCCGACAAGGCCAACACGTCCAGCAACGGCACCGGATCCCAGCGGTGGACCAGCGCGCACTGGAAGCGGGCCCCGGCCCGAGTTCGGCGTTGAGAGATTCCCACCACCTTGGCGCCGCGCAAGGTCACCTCGCCCGGACCTAGCCCGGCGAAGCACACCAGGTCCGACCACTCCGTGCGCACCATGCCTGACCGGTGGACCACGGTTCCCCCAATGCCAAGGTCAGCCAGCGTGGAACTCCAGGCCTGGCCCAGCCAGTGGCTTGCCCGCCCCAGGTCGTTCACCCACAGCGGATCGACAACGGGCACCAAGACGTCGACCCAGGTCACCTCGCCGGGGGCCAACCACACCGCCCCTCCCCCGCTGCGTCGGGTCACCACCCTCACCCCACCGGCCCGAGCCCGATCGGAGTCGATCAGTTCGTGGCGTTGGGTCGAGCCGAGAACCACGGTGGGACCGTCAGCCTCGAACCACCAGACGGCGCGAACCAGCGGGTCGGGCCAGGGCCGATCGTGAAAGGTGGCGGCCTCGCCTCGACACCGGTCGACCGACCAGGGGGAAGGGCTCACCGGGACCGATGGTGGTGGTCGAGCTCGACCTGGGCCAGCCGACCGACGTCGGGGGTGACTCCGCATCCATTCCCGCTCGGCACCACCAAGCGACCGGAACCGTCGGCGTTCACCGGTTGGGCCAGGTCTTCCGCGAAATACCGGCTGGACGGCCCCAGATCGGTGGGAAAGGTACAAAACGGCATGGCCGCCACGGCCAGAGCGGTCGCCCGCCCCACCGCGGTCTCGAGCATCCCGCCGACGAAGACCCCACATCCGGCGTCGACCGCAGCCCGAGCCAGGGCCGCCGCGGCCATCGGGCCACCCAGTCGGGCTGGTTTGATGTTCACCACCGACCCCGCTCCCAAGGTCAAGGCTGCTTCCAGCGCGGCCATGGACGTCACCGACTCGTCCAAGGCCACCGGACACGAGAGCCGCCGGGCCAGTGCGGCCGACCCCAACAGATCGTCGGTAGGCGCGGGTTGTTCCACGTAGGCCAGGCCCAGCCCTTCGAGCTGGTCCACCGATCTGGTGTCGAGCGTCCCGTTTCCGTCCACGGCCAGGGCCAGATCGGGCCAGATCGACCGAACAGTCCCGATCATCGCCAGGTCGACTGGCCGTGGTGACACCTTGACCTTCACCATGACTGCTCCCCCTTCGACCGCCCGAGCCACCGCCGAGATCGTGGCCTCGGGGTCGGCTCCTAGGCCGATCACCGCCGTGGTCGCCACCGTGGGTTCAGGCCGACCGAAACGGGATCCCAGCCGATCTACCAGGGACTCGCCCCGACCGCGGAGGACGGCATCGAGCCGAGCCCCCAGGATCGCCGAGACCGCCATCGGATGACCGATGGGAGGACCTCCCACCCCACCAAGCAACCACGGCACCAGCTCGTCTCGCAACAACGCGAAAGCGCCCGCGGTGTATTCGGATGCGTAGGTGGGATGGGTGAGGGTCGGGCACTCGCCCCAGCCTTCGGTTCCGTCGCCCAGCACCAGCCGCACGATCACGACCTGGCGAACCGACTCGTCGCCGTGAGCAGCACGGTGAGGGTTGACCAACGGCATCGAGACCCGCCACAGGTCGATGTCGGATACCTCACCCCGATCGGCCAGGTCGACCAGCTCGTCCAGCCCGACCCCTCCAGCCACCATCACCCCCAGGTGTTCGATCGACACCAACTCAGGTAGTCCACCAGGTCGGCCGGGTCGGGTTCGTGGGTGCCGTCTCCGCCGTACTGGGTCTCCATGCGGAACCGGAGGTAGTCGGTATCGGGCAGCGGCAGGAACGGTGCCCGCCTCCACCAGCCGGGTCGGGCTAGGCGTAGGGCCACGACCACCGCGGTGACCCACATGCTGGGATGACGCACTATCGCGCCCGCGGCCCGGAGCCACCAGCCCACACCGGGCGCGTTCATCGCACCCCCACGTCGACGCCCAGACCTCGCCACGCCACCGCCCCGGCACCGACCAGCGGGCCGTCCGAGCCGAGACCTCCGGGCACGATGCGCGTGCCCTGGGCATGGCCTATTCGAGCCGAACGCTCGATCTCGGCTTGCGCGGCCTCGAAGAAGACCGAGCCGAAGCCCAGCGCCACCGAGCCGGCCACGCAGGCCAGATGTAGATCCAAGAGGTTGGCCACCGAAGCCACGGCCCTTCCTACCAAGGTTCCGGTTCGAACCTTCACCTCAGTCGAGGCCTCCTTGGGATGGGTCCCGGTGATGGCACCGATGGCGGTACCGGAAGCCTCGGCTTCCAGACAACCCTGGGCCCCGCACCCGCATATGCGTCCACCGGGCTCCACGATCACATGGCCAATGTGACCGGCGTTGCCATCCCTTCCCTCCAGGAGCCGGCCGTCCAAGACGATCCCCCCGCCCACCCCGGTGGAGACCACCATCGCCACGTAGTCGGTGACCCCGCGGGCCGCACCCCGCCACCCTTCACCCAAGGCCAGCGCCTTGGCGTCGTTGTCGACCCAGGTCCGCAGACCGAGTCGGTCGGCCAGGCGGTCTCGCAACGGAAATCGACGCCACTGTGCGATGTTGAGCGGGGAAACCCATTCCCCACCGGCACCCATCGGGCCTCCCGTACCCACGCCGCACCCGGCCAGGTCGGTCAGGGTCACGCCTTCGGTGACCGTACCGATCAGGGCGATCAGCACCTCGAAAAGGGCCTCGCCGTCGGTTCCTTCGGTGGGTACCTGGTGGTGACGCAATAAGGTTCCGCGCTCGTCGAGAAGCCCGGCGGCCAGTTTGGTGCCACCGATGTCCACCGCCAGGACCAGTTCTTCGGATCGACCCACCGTGTGAGCATGACACGCCACCGGATCCCTGACGCTACCCAGCCCGACAACCGACTCGTATCCCTGGAGAACCAGTGTCGAAAGCCAGCCGACACCGAGTGGACGGGGGCCACCCATCGTGACCCACGCTGCCTCCGCCGAGGCTCGCCATCCGCTCAGGTACTTGAGGCGGGCCTGGCCCTGGTTGTCGGTCGGCTCGCGTATCCTCGGGGGTTCCCGAAACCGCCCAGGAGCATCGTGTCCACCACCGCCCCCGCCGCCGTAGACGGCGTCGAGCGTTTCGCCGACCTGCACAACGCCCTCACCGCCAACATGGCCTCGGTCATCCACGGCAAGGCCGAAGCCATCGACCTGGTGGTGCTGTGCCTCATCGCCGAAGGCCATGTGTTGGTGGAAGACGTGCCGGGGGTGGGCAAGACCACCCTGGCCAAGGCCTTGGCCCAATCGATCGCCTCGCCGTTCGGGCGGATCCAGTTCACCCCTGATCTCCTTCCCGCCGATGTGGTCGGGGTCAGCATCTGGGACCGCTCCGCTGGACGGTTCGAGTTCCGTCCCGGACCGGTGTGCAACGGCATTGTGTTGGCCGATGAGGTGAACCGGGCATCTCCCAAGACGCAGTCGGCCCTGCTTGAGGCCATGGCCGAACGTCAGGTCACCGTCGATGGTGTCACCCACCGGCTTCCGTCGCCGTTCATGGTGATCGCCACGCAGAACCCCACCGACCACGAGGGCACCTATCCCCTACCCGAGAGCCAGCTCGACCGCTTCCTGATGCGGATCTCGATGGGCTATCCGGGCCGAGACGCGGAGCTGGCCATCTTGCGGGACCCCGCCGATGCTGGCGCTACCCCTGCCACCCTCGATGCCGTGTTGGGAGTGGCCCACGTCAACGGTCTGATCGCCGCTGCTCGCACCGTGCACGTGGCCCCGGCCCTTCAGGGCTACCTGGTCGACTTGGCTGACGCATCGCGGATTCACCCGTCGGTGGCCATTGGGATCTCGCCGCGGGCCACGCTCTCGCTCCAACGGGTGAGCCGGGCCCGGGCCGCCACTCGGGGCCGGGCTTTCGTGATCCCCGACGATGTGAAGGAACTGGCCGGTCCCGTCCTGGCCCACCGCATCCGGCTCACTCCCGAAGCGTCGGTACGAGGGACCAGAGCCGCTGACGTGGTGGCTGAACTGTTGGCGCGGGTGCCGGTCCCGCCCCCAGACCCGGGCTGAACGGCGCCGACGGTGCCGCTCACCCGCCCCGGATGGATGGTGGTGGCCGGGTCTCTGGCCCTGATCGCCGCGGCCCGGACCCTGGCGCTACCCGAGCTGTACGTATTGGCCGGGGCCGGATTGGTACTGGTGGCGACGGCGTTGGCAGTGGTGTCGACGCCGGCACCGGTGCTCGACGTCGAACGGTCGATTCACCCCCGCCGTGTTCACCTCGGCGACGCCAGTCGGGTGGAGCTGTCGGTGACCAACCGCTCCGGTCGCCGCTTTCCGCTGGTGTCGATCCACGATCCGGTGGAGGGAACAGCCGGGGCCGAGCTGCGCCTGGCCCCGCTCCCTCCCGGGGACCGACGCCGGGCCGGATACCGGCTACCGACTCGGCGCCGCGGCCTGGTTCGGGTGGGGCCACTCGTGGCCACCCGAACCGACCCGTTCGGGTTGGCCACCCGCTCGATCACCTTGGCCGAGCCGCTGGAGCTGACCGTCCTGCCGGTGGTCGAACCACTCCATGGGGGAATGGCTGGTTCCGGTGCAGACATGGCGACCTCAGGACCGGCACGCCCTCGTGCCGGCATGGTCGGCGGCGACGAGTTCGCGTCTCTGCGGGAGTACGTGGTGGGGGACGATCTGCGTCGCATCCATTGGGCATCCAGTGCCCGGACCGGGGATCTAATGGTCCGCCAGGACGACTCGGCGTGGCAGGGCCAGTTGACCATCGTCTTGGAAGCCAGAACCGAACGGATCGATGCGGCGTCGTTCGAGACCGCGGTATCGGCGGCAGCCTCGCTGGTCAACGCCGCCGCCGAGCGCGGCCTACGAGTTCGCCTGTTGGTGACCGACGGTTCCGACTCGGGACCGACCGATGCCCGCGCCGCGCTGGACATGTTGTTGGAGCATCTGGCCGTGGTGGACCGTCATGGCGGCGGCGAGCTCCCGGCCTTGCGGGTCTCGACCCGACCCGACACCGGTGACGTGGTCCTGGTTACCGGGTCCCCGGCCGGAGACGGCTGGGCGGAACTGGGTCTGTTGCACCGACCCGGATCTACAACTCGGGTCGTCGCAGTTGGTGGGGCCACGCCTCCTACGGGCTCGTCGCCGTCGCCGTCGCCGGAGGTGGAGGTGACGCTCATCGAGCCGGGGCGGCCGGTGGCCGCGGCGTTGTCCACCATGTGGGCCGGGTCGAGCCGGTGGAGCCGGGCTCGCCGAACCGGATCGGGGGGCTGACGTTGGCCACCGTGACCTTGGATCCTCCCCTACCGCCGCCGCCGCCGCCGACGCCGCTCGGCTCGCTCGACTCACCCTTCGGCTCCGATGACGGACGTGCCCTAGGAGACCGCCCCGGGTCCGGGCGCCGCTGGGTGTCTCTGGTCACCGCCGAGGTGTCGCTCCTAGCCGTTCACCTCGCGGTCGTCTGGGGTTTCGTGCGGGTCTATGACACCACCGGGTCCCTGGGCGATCTGGTTGCGTTCGCCCTTGCTGGTACCGCCACCGCCACCGCTGCCAGGCGGGCGCGACTGCGCCCCGCTGTGGCGAGCCTCATCTCGCTGACTGGCCTGGCCCTGGTCTCGGCCTGGCTCTTGTTCCCCGACACCCTCGCGTTCGGTGTCCCCAGCACCGCCACCATTCGGGCCGCAACAGATGCGGCGAAGACGGCGGGTCGAGAGTTCGGCACCGTCATCGCCCCCACCCCGGCACTGGTCGGATTTCAACTGCTGACCGGTGTTGCGATCTGGGGCGCGGTGCACTTCGCTGACTGGGCCGCCTTCCGCCTCCGAGCCACCGTCGAAGCTCTGGTTCCTGCCGGGATCGTGTTCGGGTTCGTGTCTGTGCTGTCCGGCGACGACCACCGAGTCGCAGCGGCGGTGGCGTTTGCGTTGACCACGCTCACCTATGTGGCCAACCACCGGGCCCACCTGGCCTGTGTCGGCGACGCCTGGCTCGGGTCATCGCCGATGGCGGGAGCAGCATCGCTTCGTCGAACCGGGTTGGCCATGGTGGCGGTGGCCGTTGTGGCCGGATCTGTCCTGGCCCCGTTAGCGCCTGGGTTCAGCCAGGATCCGCTGGTCCGCTGGCGTCAGACCAAAGACGGTGGGTCCCAGCGTGACACCGTGAGCCCCATCGTCGACGTCCGGGGTCGGATCCTGCGCCAGACGAACCGGGTCATGTTCACGGTCCGCTCCACCGCCCCCGCCTACTGGCGACTCACATCGCTCAACCACTTCGACGGACGGATCTGGTCCTCCAGCGCCGAGTTCCGAAATGCCGACGGCACCCTCCCTTCATCCACCGACCGCACCCTGACCACTCGACGGGTGGTCCAGGGCTTCGAGATCGTCGGGCTTGGAGCGCTATGGGCTCCAGCGGCATTCGAGGCCCGGGAGCTACCTCAGTCCAGCGGTCCTCTCCTGTGGGACCGGGACTCCTCGACGCTCATCGTCGACGACTCCCTTGCCACCTCCGACGGTGTCACCTACACGGTGGCGTCAGAGGTGCCGGTGCTCGATCCGAGTGTCCTGCGGGCCGCTGCCGGCTCTGATCCGACCGAGATCCGAAGCACCTACTTGAACCTTCCCCTCGACCTTCCCGAGCGGGTCCGAACCGAAGCCGAGGCTGTCGTCGCCGGACTGGACAGCCGCTACGACCAGGCCCGCGCCCTCCAGGACTTCTTCCAGAGCGAACGGTTCACCTACAGCACCGAGGTACCTGAAGGCCACGGCAACGATGCCCTGGTGGCCTTCTTGGATTCCGGAGCGGGCTACTGCGAGCAGTTCGCCGGCACCTATGCGGCCATGGCGCGGGCGGTGGGGTTGCCGGCCCGGGTGGCCGTCGGATTCACCCCCGGCGACGCCGATGCCGAAGACCCGACCTTTCACCGGGTGCGCGGCGTGCACGCCCACGCCTGGCCCGAGGTCTACTTCTCCGGCATCGGTTGGGTTCCCTTCGAACCCACCAAGGGACGAGGGATCCCAGGGGCAGAGTCCTACACCGGCCTTACACCAGCCCAGGAGCAAGGTGTCGAGGAACCGGCTTCGACCACCACCACCTCCACCACCACCATCCCGCTGCAACCGGGAACATCGGTTCCCGCTCCGCCAGCCACCACCCCTCCCCCTCCCATCCGGGGAACCTCGCTGGGAGCACCAGACCGAGACGAACCTTCCGTCCTCCAGCGCGGAGCAATCGCCCTGGCCGCGGTGGTGATCATCGCCGGGGCCATCGTTGTTGCCGCACCGTGGGTCAGACGCCGGATGCGGCGACGAGGACAAGACCCCCGGTCACGCACGGCCACCGCCTGGGCCGACATCGTCGACCCGTTGCGCTGGCACACCGGCACCGTGCCCGAAGAAAGCGAAACCCACCAGGAGGTCGTCCTTCGCGCTGCGCCCGGCCTAGGTGAGCTCGCGTCGACGCTTGGCGAGCTTGCCGACCTGACCACCACCGCGGCATGGTCGCCCGATCCCCCCACGACCGACCAAGCCGACCGGGCCGTGGATCTGGGCCGACAGTTCCGCCACCAGGTGCTGGCTAGCCAGACCGCCCGACAACGAGTACGACGACGCCTGTCGTGGCGCGAAGCGTTCGGCATCCACCCGAACCCCTAACTGTCGGTCCGTCACCAGGCGGAGCCGTCCAGCAGAGCTCGGTGGCCGGCCGCTGGGAATGCGGGTCAGATGTCGGTTTCAGACGTGTCGTCGGGTTGCGGCTGCTGGTCCGAGGCGGGGTGGGTTCGAATACCGGGGATCCGCAACGAGTCGGCCAGCTGGTCCATGCCCGCTCGACCCAGTCGGCGAAGGCTGCGCTCGAACCACAGCGCCGCCCCCAGCATCACCAGGAAGCCGCCGAAGGCCACCGGGAACGGGGCGGCGGTGGCCAGGGTGACCACCAGGACGACCACACCGACCAGGAAGACCAAGGTGGCCCGCTTCATGCGGCTCACCGACTCGACGTACAGCGAGTGCCGGCTGATGTCTCCGGCCAGCCTGGGGTCGTCCGCGTAGAACTGCTGCTCGATCTCAGAGAGGATGCGTTGCTCTTCCTCTGACAGCGGCACCGGATGAACCCCTTCGATCCCTTTCGAACCCTGGACCCCCGGTGGGGACCGGCGGCCCGGTCAGTTTCGCACAGCATTCCTAGACCCACAACGCGGAACGATCAGCCCCAGGAACGCGCGTCGCCGGTTGGTTGTGTCCGCGACCCGCGCCGCCTACCAACCGTCGTGGCGATGGCGGGCGTTGGGGTCGTCGTTGCTATCGGGATGATCGTGGTCAGCGTCGGAGGTGGACGACGGCCCGGCGACCGGTCCCCATTGCTGGGCACCCCGGCGGGCCACCCGCAGACCATTGGGACCGATGAGGTTGGCCGGCCCCACGGCGCGGGCTCCGAAGCGGGCCCGCACCTCGTCTACCGCAGCTTCCACCCGGCTCTGCTGACCCCGATCGCCGCCTCCGCCAGGGCCGGGCGCCTCGACGAGCAGATCATCCAAGGAGAGCTGACGGACCGAGCCGGCACCCAACTGTGTGACGCTCACCCCCAACAGCCGGACCCCAGGTGTCAGGTCGATCCCATCGAGCAGGGAGCGGGCCACACGAGTGATCTCGTGGGTGGTGTCGGTGGGTTCGGTCACACTCGACGACCGACTTACGGTGCGAAAGTCGCCGTAGCGGACCTTCACCCCAATCGTGCGCCCCACCGTGCCCGATGCCCGCAACCGCGATGCCACCGCGTCGGCCAAACGAGCCAACTCGACGCGGACCGTTGCCGCATCGGTGAGGTCCCTTGGAAACGTCTCCTCGTGACTGACCGACTTCATGGGTTGACCGGGCACAACGCCCCGGGGGTCGACCACGTTGGCCAAGGCGTGCAGGTGGGTTCCAGAGGCTTTCCCCAACGCGGCGATCAAAGTGGGCAGCGGGGTCTCGGCCAGGTGCCCCACAGTGGCTATTCCCAGGCGTTCCAGCTTGACCAGGGTGGCCGGTCCGACGCCCCACAGGGCTCTCACCGGCATCGGATGCAAGAACTCGGTCTCCCGGCTCGGGTCGACGATCACGACGCCGGGACCGAATCGTGGACCGGTCGGTGAGGCTTTGGGTTTGGCTGCCTCCGAGGCCAACTTGGCCAGGAACTTCACCCGGGCCACCCCTACCGAACAGGTGAGCTTCTCGGTGTCACGGATCTCGGCGCGGATCTGGTGGGCGATCTGTTCGGCGGAACCGATGAGGCGACGGGCACCGGACACATCCAAGAACGCCTCATCTAGCGAGATCGGCTCGACGAGCGGGGTGTAGCGGGCGAACACCGCCATCACCCGGGTGCTGACCTCGCTGTAATGGGCGTGGTCACCGGGCAGGAACACCGCGTGCGGACACAGGCGCCGAGCGGTCACCCCGGCCATGGCCGAGTGCACGCCATGGGCCCGAGCCTCATAGGACGCCGCGGCCACCACCCCCCGGGGCCCGGACCCCCCGACCACCACCGGACGTCCCCGCAACTCGGGGTGGCGAACGAGTTCCACCGCAGCGAAGAACGCATCCATGTCGACGTGGAGGATCGACGGCGCCTCCACGGGGGCGACCCCTCCACCGCTCACGGAAGGGCCGAGACCCGCAACGACCGGTGGTCGGTGCCCTCCACCTGGAATCGGAACGCCCGACCCGTGTCCCACCGCTCGTTCAGCCACAGGCCCAGAGGGTCACGAACCCACGGTGGCGACCCGGCGAGACGCTCGTTGCACTCCCCGATGGCCACGTAGCAGGCGTCGACCACGATGCCGTCAGGGTCGGCCACGCACAGCTCGCCATCCCAGGCCAGGGCCCGGTGAACGACAACGGTGAGGTGCCAGTCCAGGTCGGGGGCCACCGCTTGGATCTCATAGACGGGCTCAGACCAGTCGCTCACCACCAAGCCGGTCTCCTCGGTCACCTCACGGGTGAGCCCGTCGAGGAGCGCCTCGCCAGGATCGACCACGCCGCCCGGTGGGGTCCAGTCGACCCGTCCGTCGTGACGGCGGTTCTGCACCAGCAGGAGGCCCTCTTCCAGCTCCACCAGGGCGCCGGCCACCAGCCATTCCCTCATCGGTCAGCTCCGACGCCGCACTCGCCGGACTCGGTCACGGACGCCCCACCTGGTCACCAGCACCAAGGCCTCACGAACGATGCTCGGAGACATCTTGGACACCCCGAGCTTGCGGTCCCGGAAAGTGATCGGGATCTCCACGATCCGGCCACCGGCCTTGACGACCTCATAGGCCATCTCAATCTGGAAGCCATAGCCGTCGGCACGAACCCGATCGACCCCGA
This window contains:
- the rsmH gene encoding 16S rRNA (cytosine(1402)-N(4))-methyltransferase RsmH, whose product is MSDPRPFTHVPVMVDRVIDLFAPVPAGTVVDTTLGGASHSAALLDAREDLRILGIDRDPQALAAARARLARFGPRAEAFHARSDQLAAVVAASGAASQSITGVFADLGVSSPQFDDAERGFSYRHDAPLDMRMDQESGPSAADLVNTLPEAELARLLRRNADERFASRIAKFLVAARPVTTTGQLRDVILAAIPAPARRTGGHPAKRTFQALRIAVNQELDVLGPTLDAALDVLAPGGRLVVISYHSGEDRIVKARFRTAETGGCTCPPGLPCGCGAVPVARLLKRGGWVPDASEINDNPRASSARLRAVEKLP
- a CDS encoding lipoate--protein ligase family protein, with protein sequence MSPSPWSVDRCRGEAATFHDRPWPDPLVRAVWWFEADGPTVVLGSTQRHELIDSDRARAGGVRVVTRRSGGGAVWLAPGEVTWVDVLVPVVDPLWVNDLGRASHWLGQAWSSTLADLGIGGTVVHRSGMVRTEWSDLVCFAGLGPGEVTLRGAKVVGISQRRTRAGARFQCALVHRWDPVPLLDVLALSDPERQRARRELTDVAAGVTVDPADVVAALVANLP
- a CDS encoding o-succinylbenzoate synthase, coding for MSIEHLGVMVAGGVGLDELVDLADRGEVSDIDLWRVSMPLVNPHRAAHGDESVRQVVIVRLVLGDGTEGWGECPTLTHPTYASEYTAGAFALLRDELVPWLLGGVGGPPIGHPMAVSAILGARLDAVLRGRGESLVDRLGSRFGRPEPTVATTAVIGLGADPEATISAVARAVEGGAVMVKVKVSPRPVDLAMIGTVRSIWPDLALAVDGNGTLDTRSVDQLEGLGLAYVEQPAPTDDLLGSAALARRLSCPVALDESVTSMAALEAALTLGAGSVVNIKPARLGGPMAAAALARAAVDAGCGVFVGGMLETAVGRATALAVAAMPFCTFPTDLGPSSRYFAEDLAQPVNADGSGRLVVPSGNGCGVTPDVGRLAQVELDHHHRSR
- a CDS encoding ROK family protein, whose amino-acid sequence is MGGPRPLGVGWLSTLVLQGYESVVGLGSVRDPVACHAHTVGRSEELVLAVDIGGTKLAAGLLDERGTLLRHHQVPTEGTDGEALFEVLIALIGTVTEGVTLTDLAGCGVGTGGPMGAGGEWVSPLNIAQWRRFPLRDRLADRLGLRTWVDNDAKALALGEGWRGAARGVTDYVAMVVSTGVGGGIVLDGRLLEGRDGNAGHIGHVIVEPGGRICGCGAQGCLEAEASGTAIGAITGTHPKEASTEVKVRTGTLVGRAVASVANLLDLHLACVAGSVALGFGSVFFEAAQAEIERSARIGHAQGTRIVPGGLGSDGPLVGAGAVAWRGLGVDVGVR
- a CDS encoding MoxR family ATPase, which translates into the protein MASVIHGKAEAIDLVVLCLIAEGHVLVEDVPGVGKTTLAKALAQSIASPFGRIQFTPDLLPADVVGVSIWDRSAGRFEFRPGPVCNGIVLADEVNRASPKTQSALLEAMAERQVTVDGVTHRLPSPFMVIATQNPTDHEGTYPLPESQLDRFLMRISMGYPGRDAELAILRDPADAGATPATLDAVLGVAHVNGLIAAARTVHVAPALQGYLVDLADASRIHPSVAIGISPRATLSLQRVSRARAATRGRAFVIPDDVKELAGPVLAHRIRLTPEASVRGTRAADVVAELLARVPVPPPDPG
- a CDS encoding DUF58 domain-containing protein, producing the protein MPLTRPGWMVVAGSLALIAAARTLALPELYVLAGAGLVLVATALAVVSTPAPVLDVERSIHPRRVHLGDASRVELSVTNRSGRRFPLVSIHDPVEGTAGAELRLAPLPPGDRRRAGYRLPTRRRGLVRVGPLVATRTDPFGLATRSITLAEPLELTVLPVVEPLHGGMAGSGADMATSGPARPRAGMVGGDEFASLREYVVGDDLRRIHWASSARTGDLMVRQDDSAWQGQLTIVLEARTERIDAASFETAVSAAASLVNAAAERGLRVRLLVTDGSDSGPTDARAALDMLLEHLAVVDRHGGGELPALRVSTRPDTGDVVLVTGSPAGDGWAELGLLHRPGSTTRVVAVGGATPPTGSSPSPSPEVEVTLIEPGRPVAAALSTMWAGSSRWSRARRTGSGG
- a CDS encoding transglutaminase domain-containing protein gives rise to the protein MTLDPPLPPPPPPTPLGSLDSPFGSDDGRALGDRPGSGRRWVSLVTAEVSLLAVHLAVVWGFVRVYDTTGSLGDLVAFALAGTATATAARRARLRPAVASLISLTGLALVSAWLLFPDTLAFGVPSTATIRAATDAAKTAGREFGTVIAPTPALVGFQLLTGVAIWGAVHFADWAAFRLRATVEALVPAGIVFGFVSVLSGDDHRVAAAVAFALTTLTYVANHRAHLACVGDAWLGSSPMAGAASLRRTGLAMVAVAVVAGSVLAPLAPGFSQDPLVRWRQTKDGGSQRDTVSPIVDVRGRILRQTNRVMFTVRSTAPAYWRLTSLNHFDGRIWSSSAEFRNADGTLPSSTDRTLTTRRVVQGFEIVGLGALWAPAAFEARELPQSSGPLLWDRDSSTLIVDDSLATSDGVTYTVASEVPVLDPSVLRAAAGSDPTEIRSTYLNLPLDLPERVRTEAEAVVAGLDSRYDQARALQDFFQSERFTYSTEVPEGHGNDALVAFLDSGAGYCEQFAGTYAAMARAVGLPARVAVGFTPGDADAEDPTFHRVRGVHAHAWPEVYFSGIGWVPFEPTKGRGIPGAESYTGLTPAQEQGVEEPASTTTTSTTTIPLQPGTSVPAPPATTPPPPIRGTSLGAPDRDEPSVLQRGAIALAAVVIIAGAIVVAAPWVRRRMRRRGQDPRSRTATAWADIVDPLRWHTGTVPEESETHQEVVLRAAPGLGELASTLGELADLTTTAAWSPDPPTTDQADRAVDLGRQFRHQVLASQTARQRVRRRLSWREAFGIHPNP
- a CDS encoding DUF3040 domain-containing protein yields the protein MPLSEEEQRILSEIEQQFYADDPRLAGDISRHSLYVESVSRMKRATLVFLVGVVVLVVTLATAAPFPVAFGGFLVMLGAALWFERSLRRLGRAGMDQLADSLRIPGIRTHPASDQQPQPDDTSETDI
- the dinB gene encoding DNA polymerase IV; amino-acid sequence: MDAFFAAVELVRHPELRGRPVVVGGSGPRGVVAAASYEARAHGVHSAMAGVTARRLCPHAVFLPGDHAHYSEVSTRVMAVFARYTPLVEPISLDEAFLDVSGARRLIGSAEQIAHQIRAEIRDTEKLTCSVGVARVKFLAKLASEAAKPKASPTGPRFGPGVVIVDPSRETEFLHPMPVRALWGVGPATLVKLERLGIATVGHLAETPLPTLIAALGKASGTHLHALANVVDPRGVVPGQPMKSVSHEETFPRDLTDAATVRVELARLADAVASRLRASGTVGRTIGVKVRYGDFRTVSRSSSVTEPTDTTHEITRVARSLLDGIDLTPGVRLLGVSVTQLGAGSVRQLSLDDLLVEAPGPGGGGDRGQQSRVEAAVDEVRARFGARAVGPANLIGPNGLRVARRGAQQWGPVAGPSSTSDADHDHPDSNDDPNARHRHDGW
- a CDS encoding NUDIX hydrolase, with the translated sequence MREWLVAGALVELEEGLLLVQNRRHDGRVDWTPPGGVVDPGEALLDGLTREVTEETGLVVSDWSEPVYEIQAVAPDLDWHLTVVVHRALAWDGELCVADPDGIVVDACYVAIGECNERLAGSPPWVRDPLGLWLNERWDTGRAFRFQVEGTDHRSLRVSALP